The Levilactobacillus namurensis genomic interval AGTTTGTGGGGAATTCGTTTATCACCATGAAAAAGATACCGCTCGCGTTGGGGTGGATACCTTGATTAGGCGTAATGCAGTGGCTATTTTGTATCCGTATGTGCGTTCTTTGGTTTCCAACTTGACCAATACGTCAAATGAGTATCCGGCTTGTATCTTACCGACCATTGATGTGGCTCAGGTCCTTAAAGAACAGCCGGGGGCGTCAGAGTTAGCGGACTAAAATCAGGCGATGAAGGTATGGGCATCTAGACCAAGAACGGGTCTGGGTGCCTTCTTTGTCTGGTTCAAGGAGACGGTGGCTGACCACCGGTTCATTGGACACGGTTTGGTTGACTCAAGATGGGCGTAAGAAAGCCCCCGTGTGCGGTTACATTTCTTGCGCACGCAAATTTACCCATGACATTCCCCGATAATGCGCGTATGATAGGTGTCACGCGTTAATTTCGTGAGGCCAGTCCCCAGCAGTTTAGGGAACTGGCAAATTAAAGATAACCAAGAAAGTGAGGGGTTAGCAGATGACAGAAGAACCGCAAAGAGTGGCTGGTAAGCGGCTGGTGGCCATCGTGGCCGTGGCGCTAATGGCCTTTTTTGGAATTTTGGTGGAAACTTCGATGAACGTGACGTTCCCGACGTTGATGCGGACCATGCACGTTTCGTTGAGTACCGTGCAGTGGATCACCACCGGGTACTTATTGACGGTGGCGTTACTGATGATTACTTCGGCGTTTCTGAAACAACGCTTTACCAACCGGCAGTTATTCGTGACCGCCGCGTTGTTGTTCATTTTAGGTGATCTGATTTGTGCGCTCGCCCCTAATTTCGCCATCCTTCTATTGGGACGGTTGGTCCAATCCGGCTGTGCCGGAATCGCGATTCCGTTGATGATCAACGTGATCGTAGAAAGCGTCCCCCGGGCGCGGTTGGGCTTTTACATGGGGATGTCCAGTCTGATTCTGATGATTGCGCCCGCCAGTGGGCCCACGTTCGGGGGCTTGATGGTGTCCTTGGCTAATTGGCGGCTGATCTTCTGGGCGACGTTACCGATTGAACTCTTGATCCTGGCCTTTGGGGTCGGCGCCATTCAACAGTATTCGCCAACTAAGGACGTCAAGTTCAACTGGCACCAGTTCGCACTCCTAGCCGTGGCGTTCGTCGCGATTATGTTGGGGGTCAACAGTTTGAGCACGGCCGGCTGGTTAAGCTGGCAGTTCTTGGGCGGCTTGGTCCTGGGAATCGCGGCGTTATTGCGTTACGTCCAGGTGGCCAAGCATAGTGATAAGCAATTATTGAAGCTTGAGATTTTCCGGAATCCAATCTTTACGTACAGTTTCTTCGCCTACGTGATCCTGCAGTTCTGTAACATCGGGATCAACTTTGAGTTGCCGAACTACGCCCAAATCGTAGTGGGGGCGACCTCGTTAGCCGGTGGGCTGATGCTGTTGCCGGGAAGCCTGATTACGGCGTTAGGGTTCACCCTGATGGGGCAACGGCTGACGGTCGTGACGATTGCCGGCCTGTACATTGTCTTCAGTATTGGGCGGTCAATGGCTTTCAGTAACACCATGACTAACGGGTTAAAGGAAGTGGACATCACCCAACGGGCCGATGCCAACGCCATCTACAATACCGGTCAACAGTTCGCGGGCTCCTTAGGGACCACGATTCTGGCGGCGTTGATGTCGTCAGTCAAGGGGGGCAACCTCTCGTACGCTCATTCGACGGCGTTAGGGAGTCAGTTGGCCTTTGGGTTGATTGCGATTTTGGGAATTCTCAACTTCGGCTTTTACTTTGTCGTTTTCAAACATCAAAAGCAGGACTAGGCGCGTACCTGGTTCGAGCTGAAAAAGCGCCTTTCTTCAAATGATCAGTTCATTTGGGGAAAGGCGCTTTTAGTAGGTTATGGTCTCATGCCAGGGCGGCTAGTCGAATTCCAAGGACAGGTCTAGCGCCTGAACGCTGTTGGTCAGGTAGCCCAGCGAGAGGTAATCGACTCCGGTCCGGGCGTAGGTCGGCAGGGTAGCGGGAACGATACCGCCGGAGGCCTCGATGGTCATTTGCCGGCGCAGGTCGCTAGGAATCTGAGCACACCACCGGCGGACCGTGTCGGGCGATTGGTTGTCGATCAGGATCATCTCGACCCGACAAGCAATCGTCGCCGCCAATTCAGCGGGCGTCTCGACCTCCACCTCGATCCGCTTGGTGGGGCCGACGGCGTGGGTCAAACGACACAGAGCGGTCGGCAGGTCGGTCATCAGCCGCCAGTGGTTATCCTTGAGCATGACGGCGTCGTAGAGCCCCATGCGGTGGTTCACACCACCTCCGCACTGGACGGCATACTTGTCGAAGAGCCGCAGACCAGGGGCGGTTTTACGCGTATCCAGAATCCCAATCTGGGGATCGTTGAGGGCGTCGACCGCCGCATGGGTGGCCGTCGCGATGCCACTCAT includes:
- a CDS encoding protein-export chaperone SecB, yielding MTATALESKGYSVKEQSYKRNETFNQTVQKVTLTPQIALTIENKVKEDSLLVNLGVKVGSLTDAPFEVNVQVCGEFVYHHEKDTARVGVDTLIRRNAVAILYPYVRSLVSNLTNTSNEYPACILPTIDVAQVLKEQPGASELAD
- a CDS encoding MFS transporter, with protein sequence MTEEPQRVAGKRLVAIVAVALMAFFGILVETSMNVTFPTLMRTMHVSLSTVQWITTGYLLTVALLMITSAFLKQRFTNRQLFVTAALLFILGDLICALAPNFAILLLGRLVQSGCAGIAIPLMINVIVESVPRARLGFYMGMSSLILMIAPASGPTFGGLMVSLANWRLIFWATLPIELLILAFGVGAIQQYSPTKDVKFNWHQFALLAVAFVAIMLGVNSLSTAGWLSWQFLGGLVLGIAALLRYVQVAKHSDKQLLKLEIFRNPIFTYSFFAYVILQFCNIGINFELPNYAQIVVGATSLAGGLMLLPGSLITALGFTLMGQRLTVVTIAGLYIVFSIGRSMAFSNTMTNGLKEVDITQRADANAIYNTGQQFAGSLGTTILAALMSSVKGGNLSYAHSTALGSQLAFGLIAILGILNFGFYFVVFKHQKQD
- the nadC gene encoding carboxylating nicotinate-nucleotide diphosphorylase is translated as MTLATNTLRPALRAFLQEDLGATGDASRAAYVDRPITARIIAKQAGVLAGQTLPPVLMALLDPAVTYRPVVSDGDLVTPGTVVGHLSGPASVLLAGERTLLNLMQRMSGIATATHAAVDALNDPQIGILDTRKTAPGLRLFDKYAVQCGGGVNHRMGLYDAVMLKDNHWRLMTDLPTALCRLTHAVGPTKRIEVEVETPAELAATIACRVEMILIDNQSPDTVRRWCAQIPSDLRRQMTIEASGGIVPATLPTYARTGVDYLSLGYLTNSVQALDLSLEFD